From the Gallaecimonas kandeliae genome, one window contains:
- a CDS encoding EAL domain-containing protein, whose amino-acid sequence MSEVKNYRELGCQACLNGTALGFDFSMAFQPILDLSTRTVFAQEALVRGIGNLPAATVFKQVNDENRYAFDQACRVKAVSLAARLKMPSLLSINFMPNAVYRPELCIRTTLKAAEDFGFPISRIMFEVTESERVDDIPHLQSIIRHYQQQGFTTALDDFGAGFSGLNMLADLHVDILKLDMHLVRDIDKNGRKHAIVRGVMATSEELGIKVIAEGVETPQEYVALREMGINLFQGFLFARPAYEALAEIDWQNR is encoded by the coding sequence ATGTCTGAAGTAAAAAACTACCGTGAACTGGGTTGCCAAGCATGCTTGAACGGCACCGCTTTGGGCTTCGATTTCTCCATGGCCTTCCAACCCATTCTGGATCTCTCCACCAGGACGGTTTTTGCGCAAGAGGCCCTGGTCAGGGGCATAGGGAACCTGCCGGCGGCAACGGTGTTCAAGCAAGTGAACGACGAAAACCGCTATGCGTTCGACCAGGCCTGCCGCGTCAAAGCAGTCAGTCTCGCGGCCCGCCTCAAGATGCCGTCCCTGCTCAGCATCAATTTCATGCCGAATGCCGTCTATCGGCCTGAGCTCTGTATCAGGACGACCCTCAAAGCCGCCGAAGACTTTGGCTTTCCCATATCCCGCATCATGTTCGAAGTGACGGAGTCGGAAAGGGTCGACGACATTCCGCACCTGCAGTCGATCATCCGCCACTACCAGCAACAGGGCTTTACCACGGCGCTGGACGACTTCGGCGCCGGCTTTTCAGGCCTGAACATGCTGGCGGATCTGCACGTCGACATTCTCAAGCTCGACATGCACTTGGTCCGGGATATCGACAAGAACGGCCGCAAGCATGCCATCGTCAGAGGCGTCATGGCCACCAGCGAAGAACTGGGCATCAAAGTGATAGCGGAAGGAGTCGAGACGCCACAGGAATACGTGGCGTTGCGGGAAATGGGTATCAACCTCTTCCAAGGCTTCTTATTCGCCCGCCCGGCTTATGAGGCACTGGCCGAGATAGACTGGCAAAACAGATAA
- a CDS encoding sensor domain-containing diguanylate cyclase, protein MPSREQLMQVIQIQAEIAKLGLDLGGVMQFIVEQTVPLVQADGAVIELAEDGEMVYRAASGIAKAQLGLRLKIEDSLSGLCVQKGETLCCEDSETDPRVDRLACRQVGLRSMIVMPLKHQGTTVGVLKAMFAKPSSLKPLDITLLGLLSEVVAAAIFFSVKYDIHDLFIRATHDGMTGLANRALFMDRLRHATAQASRGGEPAMLLMIDMDGLKQINDSLGHRIGDAVILEFAKRLQQASRHSDTAARLGGDEFAVLLTSIDEKGGIVPAIRRFESAMAPPFAFEGREYRLQASMGYALLPEDGVDPEQLMDLADQRMYAVKLARKKA, encoded by the coding sequence ATGCCTTCGCGTGAACAACTGATGCAAGTCATCCAGATCCAGGCCGAGATCGCCAAGCTCGGCCTGGATCTGGGCGGCGTGATGCAATTTATCGTCGAGCAGACCGTCCCCTTGGTGCAGGCCGACGGCGCCGTCATAGAGCTGGCCGAGGATGGCGAGATGGTTTACCGGGCCGCCTCGGGCATCGCCAAGGCCCAGTTGGGGCTGCGCTTGAAGATAGAAGACAGCCTCTCGGGCCTTTGCGTCCAGAAAGGGGAAACCCTCTGCTGCGAAGACTCGGAAACCGATCCCAGGGTCGACCGCCTGGCCTGCCGCCAGGTCGGCCTGCGCTCCATGATCGTCATGCCCCTCAAGCACCAGGGCACCACAGTCGGGGTGCTCAAGGCCATGTTCGCCAAGCCGAGCAGCCTGAAGCCGCTGGACATCACCCTGCTAGGCCTGCTGTCCGAGGTGGTGGCGGCGGCCATCTTCTTCTCGGTCAAATACGACATCCACGACCTCTTCATCAGGGCGACCCACGACGGCATGACGGGGTTGGCCAACCGCGCCCTCTTCATGGACAGGCTGCGCCACGCCACGGCCCAGGCCAGCCGCGGCGGCGAGCCGGCGATGTTGCTGATGATCGACATGGACGGCCTCAAGCAGATCAACGATAGCCTGGGCCACCGCATCGGCGACGCCGTCATCCTCGAATTCGCCAAGCGCCTGCAGCAGGCCAGCCGTCATTCCGACACGGCGGCCCGGCTGGGCGGCGACGAGTTCGCCGTCCTCTTGACCTCGATCGACGAGAAAGGCGGCATAGTGCCCGCCATCCGGCGCTTCGAATCTGCCATGGCCCCGCCCTTTGCCTTCGAGGGCAGGGAATACCGGCTGCAGGCCAGCATGGGCTATGCCCTGCTCCCCGAAGACGGTGTCGATCCCGAGCAGCTGATGGATCTCGCCGACCAGCGGATGTATGCGGTCAAGCTGGCGCGTAAGAAGGCTTGA
- a CDS encoding MerR family transcriptional regulator — MLFKVGELAQRCGLTVRTLHHYDAVGLLSPSARSDSGYRLYDRGDVARLHEIQALKRFGLPLADIGAVLADPGRNLAAIVEQQMASLARQLEEGRRLHGRLSELHQQLQRGEEPALADWLTTLEMMAMYDKYFSADEIERLPLLDAKDTAVRAEWASLVDEVHQAMGAEVPAEGLEAQALARRWMAMLVRDTDGDPRLLAKLNTMQYQEPDAQEQSGVTPEMMAYIQGAFTQSKLAIYEKYLSPEEFQFMRANYGKQGALWPPLIGAVRQQLEEGTAPDAPQMQRLAAQWMALFRSYAGDDPQTHAKIRAAHQAEPQLLEGTFIDKALLGYIAQALSGVQGAEVTAQ, encoded by the coding sequence ATGTTGTTCAAAGTAGGGGAGCTGGCCCAGCGTTGTGGCCTGACGGTTCGCACCCTCCACCACTATGACGCCGTTGGGTTGCTTAGTCCTTCAGCTCGTTCCGATAGCGGCTACAGGCTGTATGACCGTGGCGACGTTGCCCGGTTGCACGAGATCCAGGCGCTAAAGCGCTTTGGCTTGCCGTTGGCCGACATCGGGGCAGTTCTGGCGGACCCCGGCAGGAACCTCGCAGCCATTGTCGAGCAACAGATGGCGTCGTTGGCGCGGCAGCTCGAAGAGGGCAGGAGGCTGCATGGCCGCTTGTCCGAGCTCCATCAGCAGCTGCAGCGAGGGGAAGAACCGGCGTTGGCCGATTGGTTAACGACTCTGGAGATGATGGCAATGTACGACAAGTATTTTTCGGCTGACGAGATTGAAAGACTGCCGCTGTTAGATGCGAAGGATACGGCGGTAAGGGCCGAGTGGGCGTCCCTCGTGGACGAGGTTCATCAGGCAATGGGCGCCGAGGTGCCTGCTGAGGGCCTTGAGGCGCAGGCCCTGGCCAGGCGCTGGATGGCCATGCTGGTGCGTGACACAGATGGCGATCCCAGGTTGCTGGCGAAGTTGAACACCATGCAGTACCAGGAGCCGGACGCGCAGGAACAGAGTGGTGTGACGCCCGAGATGATGGCCTATATCCAAGGCGCTTTTACCCAGAGCAAGTTGGCGATTTACGAGAAGTACCTCTCGCCAGAAGAATTCCAGTTCATGCGCGCCAACTACGGCAAGCAGGGGGCCCTATGGCCACCCTTGATCGGCGCCGTCCGCCAGCAACTGGAAGAAGGCACAGCCCCCGACGCCCCCCAGATGCAGCGCCTGGCAGCCCAGTGGATGGCGCTGTTCCGCTCCTATGCCGGTGACGATCCACAGACCCACGCGAAGATTAGGGCGGCACACCAGGCAGAGCCCCAGCTGCTGGAAGGGACCTTCATCGACAAGGCGCTGCTGGGGTATATCGCCCAGGCGCTGTCAGGGGTGCAAGGCGCTGAGGTGACGGCGCAATAA
- a CDS encoding serine hydrolase domain-containing protein has translation MRILSSIIFALSLIPASSQAVSEKPLPALHQELQSIQEDYQIPAIAMAVIADGKVVFADGAGFLDQGHQQPVSSGTLFRLASISKLFTAQAVMQLVEAGKLQLDDRVSTYLPELGPSDITIRELLSHVSGLRDQVRPVPHEAHRRQAQYLKAVGDSLATSQGQKVFNYSDTGFNLLGAVVGKVSGMPFDQYIKRHILVPAGMSSSGYYDGVSGVMSEALPTYEGKPLPRAQQRPYDPAFFPCEGLVSNVSDLANWLVLTLAMDKRLLTQRSYQEMLKPRAKTPWGDIDVGLGWQLYQKDGQLVARHPGSIRGYKSLVLAYPGKRNALVLLTNASKAPRFKIAERFTNKLVALGIWQ, from the coding sequence ATGCGCATATTAAGCAGCATCATCTTTGCCCTCTCGCTGATCCCAGCCTCTTCCCAGGCCGTTTCAGAAAAACCGCTCCCGGCGTTGCACCAGGAATTACAGAGTATCCAGGAGGACTATCAGATCCCGGCCATCGCCATGGCCGTGATAGCGGATGGGAAGGTGGTGTTCGCCGATGGCGCCGGCTTTCTCGACCAAGGACACCAGCAGCCGGTTTCCAGCGGTACGCTGTTCCGGCTGGCGTCGATCTCCAAGCTCTTTACCGCCCAGGCCGTGATGCAGCTTGTCGAGGCGGGCAAGCTGCAGTTGGACGACCGGGTCTCGACCTACCTGCCTGAACTGGGCCCTTCCGACATCACCATCAGGGAGCTGCTGAGCCATGTGTCGGGACTTCGGGATCAGGTGCGGCCGGTGCCGCACGAGGCCCACCGGCGGCAGGCACAATACCTGAAAGCCGTTGGCGACAGCCTGGCAACCAGCCAGGGCCAAAAGGTCTTCAATTACAGCGACACGGGGTTCAACCTCTTGGGCGCCGTGGTCGGCAAAGTCTCGGGCATGCCCTTCGACCAGTACATCAAGCGCCACATACTGGTGCCGGCGGGGATGTCGAGCAGCGGCTATTACGACGGCGTCTCGGGCGTCATGTCCGAAGCGCTGCCGACCTATGAAGGCAAACCGCTTCCTCGCGCCCAGCAGCGGCCTTACGATCCGGCGTTCTTTCCCTGTGAGGGCCTGGTCTCCAACGTCTCTGACTTGGCCAACTGGCTGGTGCTCACCCTGGCCATGGACAAGCGCCTTCTCACCCAGCGCAGCTACCAGGAGATGCTCAAGCCCAGGGCCAAGACGCCTTGGGGCGATATCGACGTGGGCCTCGGCTGGCAGCTCTACCAAAAAGACGGCCAGCTCGTGGCGCGGCATCCCGGCAGCATCCGGGGCTACAAGTCCCTGGTCCTTGCCTACCCGGGGAAACGCAATGCCCTGGTGCTGCTGACCAATGCCAGCAAAGCCCCCCGCTTCAAGATCGCGGAACGCTTCACCAACAAACTGGTCGCCTTGGGCATTTGGCAATAA
- a CDS encoding diguanylate cyclase domain-containing protein, which yields MKNPKKLWLLAVIVFAAVLALGEYIVHLQELNARKADSAKQMASLTELRARIESSLNASLYTSRGLVSFLRTQPKASKAEVDAMLADLFHSSRHLRDLVTAPDLVMRQVYPLKGNESIIGVDYRSLPDQWPAVEACIRSRSTVLDGPVKLIQGGIGVVARSPVFLADGKLWGVVGMVVDLDAVLRDAGFFSLVDRFELRLSNPAKAESYIYGAATMSHPRFSLPLKVLSDSWQLQADTKERPASMLPWHLLALLSALLVSILVYLMLREHLRAQFWANHDVLTQLPNRRFFMRSLEQALDQWQQRRRPFALFYLDLNGFKRINDDYGHEVGDGVLVELARRLHQSARKGDLVARIGGDEFVLLLPDLASVKDIRLAAQRFLNAVQAPMTVLGNTLNLKVAMGQARPAQSGDKADDLIRQADLAMYQQKNGTTS from the coding sequence ATGAAAAACCCCAAGAAGCTGTGGTTGCTGGCGGTCATAGTGTTTGCCGCCGTTTTGGCTCTTGGGGAGTACATAGTGCACCTCCAGGAGCTGAACGCCAGGAAGGCCGACAGCGCCAAGCAGATGGCCAGCCTGACCGAGCTACGCGCCCGCATCGAGTCCTCCCTCAATGCCAGCCTCTACACCAGCAGGGGTCTGGTGTCTTTCCTGCGCACCCAGCCCAAGGCCTCCAAGGCCGAGGTGGACGCCATGCTGGCCGACCTCTTCCATTCCAGCCGCCACCTGCGGGACCTGGTCACGGCCCCGGATCTGGTGATGCGCCAGGTCTACCCCCTCAAAGGCAACGAGAGCATCATCGGTGTCGACTATCGCAGCCTCCCGGACCAATGGCCGGCCGTTGAGGCCTGCATCCGCAGCCGCAGCACAGTGCTGGACGGCCCCGTCAAGCTGATCCAGGGCGGCATAGGGGTGGTGGCCCGCAGCCCCGTCTTCCTGGCGGACGGCAAGCTCTGGGGCGTGGTCGGCATGGTGGTGGATCTCGACGCCGTCTTGCGGGACGCCGGCTTCTTCAGCCTGGTGGACCGCTTCGAGCTGCGGCTGTCCAACCCTGCCAAGGCGGAGAGCTATATCTACGGCGCCGCCACCATGAGCCATCCCCGTTTCAGCCTGCCGCTCAAGGTGCTGTCCGACAGCTGGCAGCTGCAGGCCGACACCAAGGAAAGGCCTGCATCCATGCTGCCTTGGCACCTGCTGGCCCTGCTGTCGGCCCTGCTGGTCTCCATCCTGGTCTACCTGATGCTCAGGGAGCACCTGCGGGCCCAGTTTTGGGCCAACCATGACGTGCTGACTCAACTGCCCAACCGCCGATTCTTCATGCGCAGCCTGGAGCAGGCCCTGGACCAATGGCAGCAGCGCCGCCGCCCCTTTGCCCTCTTCTACCTGGATCTCAACGGCTTCAAACGCATCAACGACGACTACGGCCACGAAGTGGGGGACGGGGTGCTGGTGGAGCTGGCCAGGCGGCTGCACCAGTCGGCCCGCAAGGGGGATCTGGTGGCCCGCATCGGCGGCGACGAGTTCGTGCTGCTGCTTCCGGATCTCGCCTCGGTCAAGGACATCCGCCTGGCCGCCCAGCGCTTTTTGAATGCGGTCCAGGCCCCCATGACGGTGCTGGGCAACACCCTCAACCTCAAGGTGGCCATGGGCCAGGCCAGGCCGGCCCAGAGCGGCGACAAGGCCGACGACCTCATCCGCCAGGCCGACCTGGCCATGTATCAGCAGAAGAACGGCACTACTTCTTGA
- a CDS encoding YdbL family protein, translating to MKKWIWTAVAALLLPLAAFAMNLGEAKAQGLLGEQPDGYLGVVKATPEAVALAQDINAKRRAAYLEIAKKNGISLEQVAMLAGQKAIARTPAGQYIKTPEGQWLKK from the coding sequence ATGAAGAAATGGATATGGACGGCCGTCGCTGCCCTGTTGCTGCCCCTGGCCGCTTTTGCCATGAACCTGGGCGAGGCCAAGGCCCAGGGCCTGCTCGGCGAACAGCCTGACGGCTACCTCGGCGTGGTCAAGGCCACCCCCGAAGCCGTGGCCCTGGCCCAGGACATCAACGCCAAGCGCCGCGCCGCCTACCTGGAGATCGCCAAGAAGAACGGCATCAGCCTGGAGCAGGTGGCCATGCTGGCGGGGCAGAAGGCCATAGCCCGCACCCCGGCCGGCCAGTACATCAAGACCCCTGAAGGCCAGTGGCTCAAGAAGTAG
- a CDS encoding YnbE family lipoprotein, which yields MTAKLAPLAALTLWFLAGCSPRVALEAPKEPITINLNVKIEHEIRIKVDKDLDQLFKDESDLF from the coding sequence ATGACAGCCAAACTGGCGCCGCTGGCGGCCCTGACCCTGTGGTTTTTGGCGGGCTGTTCGCCAAGGGTGGCCCTGGAGGCTCCCAAGGAGCCCATCACCATCAACCTGAACGTCAAGATAGAGCACGAGATCCGCATCAAGGTGGACAAGGATCTGGACCAGCTCTTCAAAGACGAAAGCGATCTTTTCTGA
- a CDS encoding intermembrane phospholipid transport protein YdbH family protein, producing MWKWGLGLLLGVALLGAGLLYGAWPAGLQLAGLGWGQAQRLVYRQGDCTLAEAKALRLEGLFPLALSAAELSLHTCPATGNASLPRLPAGHIKLPSVRYGDWPAFSLELQSTGERVQARLGYQQSQLALDWQPASGELNLHGRLTDLAPSKGEVTLEGQGLFDGRLRRLEVLASSPSLLLAGQQLALHAKGDFDGERWQLVAASDGPLQLARELNANWQLQAEGSPQALDWARLEGQLSTPLGPLLLEAKARDLTQAELQLSGQDLKAQALLTRDQLRLEAAELQRSGLTLSLSRPALIPLAAGGQVPLALVGRYQQMELAVAARLHWQGGSLGLDGKGQLQGTWQGQRLGGELPFMLDDQGLTLAPFQLALAGSYGKGQLSNKASQRFDFQAPALALELDWQYQKASFQGQLSLARAADGWVGGLNGASSPLLDKGGHLRLTSAFRLSPEPMLLAGSALALEQGLWQDRLLLPVKATLSQPLLLPELKGALAVQGQGLLWADGKVPPWQGELHLDGSQGQWRLAVPAWQGALAGKLAETKGHWHGDLKGELALGPGLSQALPLDLAGGRLALAGNWSWPEPRLDAKLHLEGAKGYWQASRFAGLDGDLALGWNGGLKVKGPLKLAELDIGTPVRDLEARIDYQDDRLALTGLAAKALGGTLSAPLLSWPSAEPQPVEVKGLALADLAALQAKPVVALGGQLDGTVPLQLEKDGISVVGARLHSSGPASIQVLAVDSVNNLKASNGGVKVALDALGNLAVDKLTADFDMAKDGEARLAVTLEGRNPGKDDLPVKLHYSHQENLRQLLRSLRIGDEVAQKVQSEMKKQGGKP from the coding sequence ATGTGGAAATGGGGGCTGGGACTGCTGCTGGGGGTGGCGCTGCTGGGCGCCGGCCTGCTCTATGGCGCCTGGCCCGCCGGCCTGCAGCTGGCCGGCCTCGGCTGGGGCCAGGCCCAGCGCCTTGTCTATCGCCAAGGGGATTGCACCCTGGCCGAAGCCAAGGCACTGCGCCTGGAAGGCCTCTTCCCCCTGGCCCTCTCCGCCGCCGAGCTTTCCCTCCATACCTGCCCCGCCACAGGTAACGCCAGCCTGCCCAGGCTACCCGCCGGCCATATCAAATTGCCCTCGGTACGCTACGGCGACTGGCCGGCCTTTTCCCTGGAGCTGCAAAGCACGGGAGAGCGGGTCCAGGCCCGGCTCGGCTACCAGCAGAGCCAGTTGGCGCTGGACTGGCAGCCGGCCAGCGGCGAGCTGAACCTCCATGGCCGGTTGACCGATCTGGCTCCCAGCAAGGGTGAAGTGACGCTCGAGGGCCAGGGCCTGTTCGACGGCCGGCTGCGCCGCCTCGAGGTGCTGGCCAGCAGCCCCTCTCTGCTGCTGGCCGGGCAGCAACTGGCCCTGCACGCCAAGGGAGACTTCGACGGTGAGCGCTGGCAACTGGTGGCGGCCAGCGACGGCCCCTTGCAGCTGGCCAGGGAGCTCAACGCCAACTGGCAGCTGCAGGCCGAGGGCAGCCCCCAGGCCCTGGACTGGGCCCGCCTGGAAGGCCAGCTCAGCACGCCCCTGGGGCCACTGCTCCTGGAGGCCAAGGCCCGGGACCTGACTCAGGCCGAGCTCCAGCTGAGCGGTCAGGATCTCAAGGCCCAGGCCCTGCTGACCCGGGACCAGCTGCGGCTGGAAGCCGCCGAACTGCAGCGCAGCGGCCTTACCCTCAGCCTGAGCCGACCGGCCCTGATACCGCTGGCCGCCGGTGGCCAGGTGCCCCTGGCGCTGGTCGGGCGCTACCAGCAGATGGAGCTGGCGGTGGCGGCGAGGCTTCACTGGCAGGGGGGCAGCCTGGGCCTGGACGGCAAGGGCCAGCTCCAGGGCACTTGGCAGGGCCAGCGGCTGGGCGGTGAGCTGCCCTTCATGCTGGACGACCAGGGGCTGACCCTGGCGCCCTTCCAACTGGCCCTGGCCGGCAGCTATGGCAAGGGCCAGCTCAGCAACAAGGCGTCCCAGCGCTTCGACTTCCAGGCGCCGGCCCTGGCCTTGGAGCTGGACTGGCAGTACCAAAAGGCCAGCTTCCAAGGCCAGCTCAGCCTGGCCCGTGCAGCGGACGGCTGGGTGGGGGGCCTTAACGGCGCCAGCTCGCCGCTGCTGGACAAGGGCGGCCACCTGCGGCTCACCAGCGCCTTTCGCTTGAGCCCAGAGCCCATGCTGCTGGCCGGCAGCGCCCTGGCCCTGGAGCAGGGGCTTTGGCAGGACAGGCTGCTGCTGCCGGTCAAGGCCACCCTCAGCCAGCCCTTGCTGCTCCCCGAGCTGAAAGGCGCCTTGGCCGTCCAGGGCCAGGGCCTCCTCTGGGCCGACGGCAAGGTGCCGCCCTGGCAGGGCGAGCTGCATTTGGACGGTAGCCAAGGCCAGTGGCGGCTGGCGGTGCCGGCCTGGCAGGGCGCCCTGGCCGGTAAGCTCGCCGAAACCAAGGGCCACTGGCACGGGGATCTCAAGGGGGAGCTGGCCCTTGGCCCAGGCCTCAGCCAGGCCCTGCCCCTGGATCTCGCCGGTGGCAGACTGGCCCTTGCCGGCAACTGGTCCTGGCCCGAACCTCGCCTCGACGCCAAGCTGCATCTTGAGGGCGCCAAGGGTTACTGGCAGGCCAGCCGCTTTGCCGGCCTGGACGGCGACCTGGCCCTCGGCTGGAACGGGGGCCTCAAGGTCAAAGGGCCATTGAAGCTGGCCGAGCTTGATATTGGCACCCCGGTCAGGGATCTCGAGGCCAGGATTGACTACCAAGACGATCGCCTGGCGCTGACTGGCCTGGCGGCCAAGGCCCTGGGCGGGACCCTGAGTGCGCCGCTGCTCAGCTGGCCCTCGGCTGAGCCCCAGCCGGTCGAGGTGAAGGGGCTGGCGCTGGCGGATCTCGCCGCCCTGCAGGCCAAGCCGGTGGTGGCCCTTGGCGGCCAGCTGGACGGCACCGTGCCGCTGCAGCTGGAAAAGGACGGCATCAGCGTCGTCGGTGCCAGGCTGCACAGCAGCGGGCCTGCCAGCATCCAGGTGCTGGCGGTGGACTCGGTCAACAACCTCAAGGCCAGCAACGGCGGCGTCAAGGTTGCCCTGGACGCCCTGGGCAACCTGGCGGTGGACAAGCTGACGGCGGACTTTGACATGGCCAAGGACGGGGAAGCCCGGTTGGCGGTGACCCTGGAAGGCCGCAACCCCGGCAAGGATGACTTGCCGGTCAAGCTCCATTACTCTCATCAAGAGAACCTCAGGCAGTTGCTGCGCAGCCTGCGTATCGGCGACGAGGTGGCACAAAAGGTACAGTCCGAGATGAAGAAACAAGGAGGGAAACCATGA
- a CDS encoding potassium channel family protein has protein sequence MHRQFAVIGLGQFGRTIALELMRQGHEVLGLDNDQKLVNQLAPQLTQALVVDATDESALAELNLGHCDAVVVAIGEDIQSSILCTLHLKSLKVNQIWVKALTPAHHKILAKLGADRIVHPEHEMGLRVAQSLNYPAVQDYIALGNELFLVEIAATELLDGKDVASLNLAKRNISLVAHKRGTELLQSPPPELSLAKGDALVLLGKLGALQELSSLL, from the coding sequence ATGCACCGTCAGTTTGCCGTCATCGGCCTTGGCCAGTTCGGCCGCACCATAGCCCTGGAATTGATGCGCCAGGGCCACGAAGTCCTGGGCCTGGACAACGACCAGAAGCTGGTCAACCAACTGGCTCCCCAGCTCACCCAGGCCCTGGTGGTGGACGCCACCGACGAAAGCGCCCTGGCCGAACTCAACCTCGGCCACTGCGACGCCGTGGTGGTGGCCATAGGCGAGGACATCCAGTCCTCCATCCTCTGTACCCTTCACCTCAAGAGCCTGAAAGTGAATCAGATCTGGGTCAAGGCCCTGACCCCGGCCCACCACAAGATCCTGGCCAAACTGGGCGCCGACCGCATAGTGCATCCGGAGCACGAGATGGGCCTGAGGGTGGCCCAGAGCCTCAACTACCCGGCCGTACAGGACTACATCGCCCTCGGCAACGAGCTGTTCCTGGTGGAGATCGCCGCCACCGAGCTGTTGGACGGCAAGGACGTGGCCAGCCTGAACCTGGCCAAACGCAACATCAGCCTGGTGGCCCATAAGCGCGGCACCGAACTGCTGCAGTCGCCGCCGCCAGAGCTGAGCCTGGCCAAGGGCGACGCCCTGGTGCTGCTAGGCAAACTGGGTGCCCTGCAGGAGCTGTCGAGCCTGCTATGA
- a CDS encoding TrkH family potassium uptake protein: MWRNKTRPRHWRGQRTLAASPPAVLAAGFLALILIGALLLWLPFAGTAPLSFLDALFTATSAVTVTGLGVVDTGTHFTLAGQAVLLVLIQFGGLGFMTFGVLVLLLLAGRVSFSHQFLVRESLNQTQLSDVLRLVRHLARFVVVAEGLGVALLALCWVPQMGWGKGLWHALFYTVSAFNNAGFALDSDSLSHYVDNGAVNLIITILFMTGGIGFAVLSELGQKRRFKGLGLHTRVMLLGTAVLSLGGMALFLLAEWENPATLGHLSLGGKLWAAWFQSVTTRTAGFNTVDMAGLTPASVMLFLLLMLIGAGPGSTASGIKVTTFAVLIAATRAFLMRRPQTKVLNRAVPAVLVFKALAVTLLSLMLIFLALFVLSVSDGDKPFMDLCFEAVSAFGTVGLSRGITPELSELGKGVLMVLMFLGRVGPLTLGFLLATPQTTQIRYAEEPIAIG; this comes from the coding sequence ATGTGGCGCAACAAGACCCGCCCCCGCCACTGGCGGGGGCAGCGGACCCTGGCCGCCAGCCCGCCGGCGGTATTGGCGGCAGGCTTCCTGGCGCTGATCCTCATCGGCGCCCTGCTGCTGTGGTTACCCTTTGCCGGCACTGCCCCCCTCTCCTTCCTGGATGCCCTCTTCACGGCCACCTCGGCGGTGACGGTAACGGGCCTGGGAGTGGTAGACACCGGCACCCATTTCACCTTGGCAGGCCAGGCCGTGCTGCTGGTGCTGATCCAGTTCGGGGGCCTGGGCTTCATGACCTTCGGGGTGCTGGTGCTGCTGCTTTTGGCGGGCCGGGTCTCCTTCAGCCACCAGTTCCTGGTGCGCGAAAGCCTCAACCAGACCCAGCTCAGCGACGTGCTGCGGCTGGTGCGGCACCTGGCCCGTTTCGTGGTGGTGGCCGAAGGGCTGGGGGTGGCGCTGCTGGCCCTGTGCTGGGTGCCGCAGATGGGCTGGGGCAAGGGGCTCTGGCATGCCCTCTTCTACACCGTCTCGGCCTTCAACAACGCCGGCTTCGCCCTGGACAGCGACAGCCTCAGCCACTACGTGGACAACGGCGCCGTCAACCTCATCATCACAATACTGTTCATGACCGGCGGCATCGGCTTCGCGGTGCTCTCCGAGCTGGGCCAGAAGCGCCGCTTCAAGGGCCTGGGCCTGCATACCAGGGTGATGTTGCTGGGCACGGCCGTGCTCAGCCTGGGAGGCATGGCCCTGTTCCTGCTGGCTGAGTGGGAAAACCCCGCCACCCTCGGCCACCTGAGCCTGGGGGGCAAGCTGTGGGCGGCCTGGTTCCAGTCGGTCACCACCCGCACCGCCGGCTTCAATACGGTGGACATGGCCGGCCTGACCCCGGCCTCGGTGATGCTGTTCCTGCTGCTGATGCTGATCGGTGCCGGCCCCGGCTCCACGGCGTCGGGGATCAAGGTCACCACCTTTGCGGTGCTGATCGCCGCCACCCGCGCCTTCCTGATGCGCCGCCCCCAGACCAAGGTGCTGAACAGGGCAGTGCCGGCGGTCCTGGTGTTCAAAGCCCTGGCCGTGACCTTGCTGAGCCTGATGCTGATCTTCCTGGCACTGTTCGTGCTCAGCGTCAGCGACGGCGACAAGCCCTTCATGGATCTCTGCTTCGAGGCGGTGTCGGCCTTCGGCACTGTGGGCCTGAGCCGCGGCATCACCCCTGAGCTCAGCGAGCTGGGCAAGGGGGTGCTGATGGTGCTGATGTTCCTGGGCCGGGTCGGGCCCCTGACCCTGGGCTTCCTGCTGGCCACGCCACAGACGACACAGATCCGCTACGCCGAGGAGCCCATCGCCATCGGCTGA